gttctatgttctaattatactgcatctgtccGGAATTTACGCTCTCACTCAGCTTTCTGAATCTCTGCCCCTTCCTCACATCAAGCGCCCACTCCACCGCGGCCCCGCACCCTACCTCACCCCACCTGTAAACTTGGAGATCTGATCTTTGGTTCTCTCCTCTAAACCATTAATGTGTGCTGTGAATAGCtatgatcccagcactgatccctgaacTAACTGTGGTGCCTATCACTCACAAAACATCCAATTCCATGCGTTAAAGCCTTCTCAAAGACAAAATAAATCCCATTTGCTGGCTTCCCTTATTAACTGATGAACTTGACTCAGGTTGGGAATAGACTGCACTGGGCAGACTCAGTGCTGGTGTATGGGTTTCAGAGGGTCGATGATGCCAGGCTATATTTACAGGGTGTTACTGTTTCCGTTATTTTCCAGGGAATCACCGATTCGGATCTCTGCTCCATTCAGCCTCGATGCCTTACGGTTTCTGTTTGTGATTCTCACAACAAAGACCCGATAATGCTCCTGTAAATCCACTCTCCACCAGGGGTTCCTCTGCTTCGTGGTGCTACTGCAGGATGAGTGTCGAAATTTACTGTCATGGTTCCCATCGATGGCGTTGTTCGCGTCAGCAAAATGTGGGAACGTGGTGGACTGAGTCGCACGGACCCCAGCAGCAACATTCTCTGAAACCAGGGACATCGCATTTCAATCAACTCCCTCACAATCAACCATGCATGTACCCCCggccctccctcaccctcccctcctcacccaccctcaccctcccctcctcacccaccctcacccacccctccctccctcaccctacctcaccctcccctcctcacccaccctcaccctcccctcctcacccaccctcaccctccctcaccctcccctccctccctcaccctcccctcctccgctccctcaccctcccctcccccgctccctcaccctcccctcccctcctctcctccatcctccgctccctcaccctcccctcccctcccccatcctccgctccctcaccctcccctcccctcccctcccccatcctccgctccctcaccctcccctcccctcccctcccctcccccatcctccgctccctcaccctcccctcccctcccccatcctccgctccctcaccctcccctcccctcccccatcctccgctccctcaccctcccctcccctcccctcccccatcctccgctccctcactctccccttccctcccctcccccatcctccgCTCCCTCAACCTCCCCACCTCAGCCTCCACTCCCCCAGCCACCCCTCGCTCAGCCTCTGCTCCCCCAgcctcccctccctcaccctcccctcccccatccaccagtccctcaccctcccctccccaccccagcctccactccctcaccctccGCTCCCCCATCCTCCGCTCCCTCACCCTccgc
The sequence above is drawn from the Stegostoma tigrinum isolate sSteTig4 chromosome 2, sSteTig4.hap1, whole genome shotgun sequence genome and encodes:
- the LOC132206611 gene encoding fucolectin-like, whose protein sequence is MMSHCLLALASLCVLFSIGYSQENVAAGVRATQSTTFPHFADANNAIDGNHDSKFRHSSCSSTTKQRNPWWRVDLQEHYRVFVVRITNRNRKASRLNGAEIRIGDSLENNGNSNTLCATIDSIPRSGTKSFFCETQNGVHGRYVNIFLRSCHGILTLCEVEVFGAPDPH